One Paenibacillus crassostreae DNA segment encodes these proteins:
- a CDS encoding SprT family protein has translation MSNEELQVWVEDISIRCFGVPFLHKALFNRRLKSTGGRYFLKGHNIEINPHQLDNFGNEEVEKIIKHELCHYHLHLRGKGYRHRDPDFKQLLLQVGGSRYCQSLPGEKAKRALPYRYKLTCSRCGMEYLRKRKVDPKRYQCGKCSGSLRLSSMILP, from the coding sequence ATGAGCAATGAAGAATTGCAGGTATGGGTTGAAGATATTTCAATTCGATGTTTCGGAGTGCCATTTCTCCATAAGGCACTGTTTAATAGACGACTAAAGTCAACAGGAGGGCGATATTTCCTTAAGGGACACAACATAGAGATTAATCCACATCAACTTGATAACTTTGGAAATGAGGAAGTAGAAAAGATTATCAAACATGAATTATGCCATTACCATCTTCATCTAAGGGGGAAAGGGTACCGACATCGTGATCCAGATTTCAAGCAATTGTTACTGCAAGTAGGTGGGAGTAGATACTGTCAGTCACTGCCTGGAGAGAAAGCGAAGCGGGCTCTACCGTATCGCTACAAGCTAACTTGTAGCCGATGTGGGATGGAGTATCTTCGTAAGCGAAAGGTGGATCCGAAGCGTTATCAATGTGGTAAATGCAGTGGTTCATTGCGGTTATCTTCCATGATCTTACCTTGA
- a CDS encoding PAS domain-containing protein, translating to MPAVLPNEVLHALHQSIIVIDTDGYIIEANRAWGELSASINIPSDFQWLGVNFLQIYDVLLHTCNYNCTIANQFYCIFNGQLPSFFHDFSMNINLTTEWFMLEVFPLIKNKKCIDGAVISISNITQRKQVEFDFQEAVLQIRTLRGLIPICAVCKRIKEDDLWSSIESFLEKHTYAEFTHDICPECIRRLYPKYSSVLDHPPDL from the coding sequence ATGCCCGCTGTTCTTCCTAACGAAGTTCTACACGCATTACATCAGAGTATTATAGTCATTGACACTGATGGCTACATCATCGAAGCAAACCGAGCATGGGGAGAATTATCTGCGTCAATTAACATCCCTTCAGATTTTCAATGGCTTGGTGTTAACTTTTTGCAAATCTACGATGTTCTTTTACATACGTGTAATTATAACTGTACTATCGCCAATCAATTTTACTGTATTTTCAACGGGCAGCTACCATCATTTTTTCATGATTTCAGTATGAATATCAATCTTACAACCGAGTGGTTCATGTTAGAAGTATTCCCCCTAATTAAGAACAAAAAGTGTATTGATGGAGCCGTAATTTCTATCAGCAATATTACCCAAAGAAAACAAGTGGAATTTGACTTTCAAGAAGCGGTTCTACAAATACGAACATTGCGTGGACTTATCCCCATATGCGCTGTCTGTAAAAGAATTAAAGAAGATGATCTATGGAGTAGTATTGAAAGCTTCTTAGAGAAGCATACTTATGCAGAATTTACTCATGATATATGTCCAGAATGTATTCGACGTTTATACCCAAAATATTCATCTGTCTTGGATCACCCACCCGATCTATAA
- a CDS encoding spore germination protein has product MPIQRKKSKVSEAASNSQEESKRISTNLEHNLKGIKERFGNSPDLIMRKFELIRAQVEVAAIYINGITDKSTVDDFVGHVMSFEPITQDKLHITSELEIFEFMAKKALSIGEEKVVEDWDGLLEALLSGSTIILIDGLGKAVSGNTSGGEVRAVSEAKTQVAIRGSKDSFTESIETNISLVRRKIKNADLWIESMKIGTVTKTAVSIMYINGIADDKTIRKLKKKLKDIQIDSILESGYIEQLIQGNTYSPFPTVFNTERPDSVAANLLEGRIAILVDGTPFVLIAPTTFFMFFHAVEDYYQPFEISSVIRLLRFLCLIISSFGPAVFVAAITFHQEMIPTPLLISLASQREGVPFPAFVEAILLEVTFEIIREAGIRMPSPIGQTVSIIGGLVLGQAAVQAGIVSPAMVIVVSLTGISSFATPAFNMALTIRLIRFFIMFIAAFMGLYGISIISFILIAHMCSLRSLGVPYMSPMAPFIPEEQKDTFIRAPLQFLRRRPRLISQKNNVRMQTNQENRGEINDN; this is encoded by the coding sequence ATGCCTATTCAGAGGAAAAAATCCAAAGTATCCGAAGCGGCCAGCAATAGTCAGGAGGAAAGTAAACGGATATCCACAAATCTCGAACATAATCTTAAAGGTATCAAGGAAAGGTTTGGAAATAGTCCTGATCTGATTATGCGGAAATTTGAATTGATACGCGCGCAAGTTGAAGTTGCTGCTATATATATAAATGGTATAACTGATAAGTCGACGGTTGATGATTTTGTTGGACATGTGATGTCTTTTGAACCCATTACTCAGGATAAACTTCATATAACTTCTGAATTAGAAATTTTTGAATTTATGGCAAAAAAAGCTTTGAGCATTGGTGAAGAAAAGGTTGTCGAGGATTGGGATGGTTTATTAGAGGCTCTTTTATCCGGAAGCACGATTATACTAATTGATGGTTTAGGGAAAGCCGTAAGTGGAAACACAAGTGGTGGCGAGGTTAGGGCGGTTTCAGAAGCTAAGACTCAGGTCGCCATACGTGGTTCTAAAGACAGTTTTACGGAATCGATTGAGACGAATATATCATTAGTTCGTAGAAAAATCAAAAATGCTGACTTATGGATTGAAAGCATGAAAATAGGTACTGTGACAAAAACAGCAGTGTCGATCATGTATATCAATGGAATTGCTGATGATAAAACGATTCGCAAATTAAAAAAAAAACTGAAAGATATTCAAATTGATTCCATTTTGGAATCAGGATACATTGAGCAGTTAATTCAAGGGAATACATATTCACCATTTCCGACGGTGTTTAATACGGAACGACCCGATAGTGTTGCTGCAAATTTATTAGAGGGACGAATCGCTATATTGGTGGATGGGACACCGTTTGTTCTGATTGCACCTACAACTTTTTTTATGTTTTTCCATGCTGTTGAAGATTATTATCAGCCATTTGAGATTTCATCTGTGATTCGTTTATTAAGGTTTTTGTGTCTTATTATCTCGTCATTCGGTCCTGCAGTATTTGTTGCAGCTATAACCTTTCATCAGGAAATGATCCCCACACCATTGCTCATTAGTTTAGCTTCGCAAAGAGAAGGTGTTCCCTTTCCTGCTTTTGTTGAGGCGATCCTGCTAGAGGTTACATTTGAGATTATTCGTGAAGCTGGAATCCGAATGCCGTCACCGATTGGTCAAACCGTATCTATTATTGGCGGGTTAGTATTGGGCCAAGCGGCAGTACAAGCTGGAATTGTCTCGCCTGCCATGGTGATAGTCGTTTCTCTAACAGGTATCTCCAGCTTTGCGACTCCCGCTTTCAATATGGCGCTTACTATACGGTTAATAAGATTTTTCATTATGTTTATTGCTGCATTTATGGGGCTCTATGGGATATCCATTATTAGCTTTATACTGATTGCACATATGTGTAGCTTGCGATCTTTGGGGGTTCCGTATATGTCACCTATGGCACCTTTTATTCCAGAGGAACAGAAGGACACATTTATACGTGCACCACTACAATTCCTGCGGAGGCGGCCACGTCTTATTAGCCAGAAGAATAATGTCCGCATGCAAACAAATCAAGAAAATCGAGGAGAAATCAATGACAACTAA
- a CDS encoding hydrolase/acyltransferase, producing the protein MAQMRYVILQREQELQFVEMPTDYAYQLSALNLRLNKEIDKLTADHVPTLPLAVAECDNLDLLQEQYSVRNGLEYINELEQSFASIDEKSYPLISLLTEIRALQAQLEQWYEEEAE; encoded by the coding sequence ATGGCACAAATGAGATACGTTATTTTACAAAGAGAACAAGAACTTCAATTTGTCGAAATGCCTACAGACTACGCTTATCAACTAAGTGCATTGAATCTGCGGCTCAACAAGGAAATTGATAAACTGACTGCGGATCATGTTCCTACATTACCATTAGCTGTTGCTGAATGCGATAATTTGGATCTTTTGCAAGAACAATATTCAGTACGTAATGGACTAGAATACATCAATGAATTGGAACAATCCTTCGCATCTATTGATGAGAAAAGCTATCCGCTCATATCACTCTTAACGGAGATTCGCGCTCTTCAAGCGCAACTAGAACAATGGTATGAGGAAGAAGCAGAATAG
- a CDS encoding H-type small acid-soluble spore protein: MNKQRAIEISESAVMENVTYQGTPVFIQHVNDDDTARIYPLHKSEQEMIVPLGSLMENKFN, encoded by the coding sequence ATGAACAAACAACGAGCAATTGAAATTTCCGAATCAGCAGTGATGGAGAATGTAACTTACCAAGGAACGCCCGTATTTATTCAGCATGTTAATGATGATGACACAGCGAGAATATATCCACTTCATAAATCAGAACAAGAAATGATTGTCCCCTTAGGAAGTTTGATGGAGAATAAATTTAATTAG
- a CDS encoding MFS transporter → MNINHEKLWTKEFVMLTVCNLLLFLNLQMILSPLPAYVKDHFHANDFTVSLFTTVFALSAIASRLFSAKILEKGKRNFILFTGLILITLATLGYLWSGTLATLLLMRVIFGIGFGMGSTTLPTMASGVIPIRRLGEGMGYFSLSTSIALSLGPVIGSTLLGQSGFHTLVYATLATGLLIFPLIYPLAKKVKIPITPLKEQSATPQKAGFNKKLILPSILNMLLSISYGGLLSFLILFGKEVDLANASIFFLFNVISVILIRPISGKLYDRKGHVVLLIPAALFIITGLIILSYSTSTVSLAISALIYGIGFGTAQPTLQTWMIQSVTPQQQGLANSMYFNSLDLGIAFGALLLGQIASFSSYALMYRYSSIFLVLFIMLYAIYMFKQKKQNVTS, encoded by the coding sequence ATGAATATCAACCATGAGAAACTTTGGACAAAAGAATTTGTCATGCTTACTGTTTGTAATTTACTACTATTTCTAAATTTACAAATGATATTATCACCCTTACCTGCATATGTTAAAGATCATTTCCATGCAAATGATTTCACAGTTAGTCTTTTTACAACCGTGTTTGCATTGTCAGCTATTGCTTCTCGCCTATTCTCTGCTAAGATCCTTGAGAAGGGTAAAAGAAACTTCATTCTCTTCACCGGACTCATCCTAATTACGCTCGCTACTCTCGGTTATTTATGGAGTGGAACATTAGCAACATTACTTCTTATGCGTGTTATTTTCGGTATCGGTTTCGGAATGGGAAGCACTACATTGCCAACAATGGCATCCGGTGTCATTCCAATTAGAAGATTAGGCGAAGGTATGGGGTATTTCAGTTTATCAACTAGCATTGCCTTATCTCTTGGACCAGTGATCGGAAGTACCTTATTAGGACAAAGCGGATTTCATACATTAGTGTATGCTACCCTAGCAACAGGATTATTGATTTTCCCATTGATCTATCCCCTCGCTAAAAAGGTCAAAATTCCAATCACGCCCCTGAAGGAACAATCAGCAACACCTCAAAAGGCAGGTTTCAACAAAAAGCTGATACTCCCGAGCATACTTAACATGCTCCTGTCCATCAGTTATGGGGGATTATTGAGCTTTCTAATATTATTTGGAAAAGAAGTCGATCTTGCAAATGCATCCATCTTCTTCTTGTTTAATGTTATTTCAGTTATTCTTATCCGTCCGATCTCCGGTAAACTTTATGATCGAAAAGGTCATGTAGTATTACTTATCCCTGCGGCATTATTTATAATAACTGGCCTTATTATCCTTTCCTACTCAACTTCTACCGTTTCTCTTGCTATATCAGCATTAATCTATGGAATAGGTTTCGGTACAGCACAGCCTACTCTTCAGACTTGGATGATTCAGTCAGTCACACCCCAGCAGCAAGGGCTAGCCAATAGTATGTATTTCAATTCACTTGATCTCGGAATAGCTTTTGGAGCTCTATTACTAGGGCAAATCGCTTCGTTCTCAAGTTATGCCTTGATGTACCGTTATTCATCTATATTCCTTGTCCTATTTATCATGCTATATGCCATCTATATGTTTAAACAGAAAAAACAAAATGTTACAAGTTAA
- the cmpA gene encoding cortex morphogenetic protein CmpA yields the protein MPQWLCNQLMRAFNRKDRRQIRLLNESWFHYRNTPTNKSKTST from the coding sequence TTGCCACAATGGCTGTGCAATCAATTAATGCGTGCTTTCAATAGAAAAGATCGTCGCCAGATCAGACTACTGAATGAAAGTTGGTTTCATTACCGTAACACTCCAACGAACAAAAGCAAGACATCCACATAA
- a CDS encoding thiol-disulfide oxidoreductase DCC family protein, producing MKNDDPFSIVLIDGQCLLCQSATKFIVHHDPVGRFYFASLQSETGQRLLGNVGLPLDHISTFVLIEGDRYFTQSTAALRIARHLRGLWPLTYGIILLPRFIRDTVYQYIARNRYRWFGQSDQCMLPTSDLKGRLLE from the coding sequence ATGAAGAATGATGATCCATTTTCGATTGTATTGATTGATGGGCAGTGTCTTTTATGTCAAAGTGCGACCAAATTTATTGTTCATCATGATCCTGTAGGGAGATTTTACTTTGCTTCCTTACAGTCTGAAACGGGGCAGAGATTACTTGGTAATGTAGGATTACCACTAGATCATATAAGTACATTTGTCTTAATTGAAGGCGATCGTTATTTCACTCAATCCACTGCTGCTTTACGCATTGCTAGACATTTACGCGGTTTATGGCCACTTACATATGGTATTATTTTATTACCTAGATTTATAAGAGATACGGTATATCAATATATAGCTAGAAATCGGTATCGTTGGTTTGGCCAGTCCGATCAATGTATGTTACCGACATCAGATCTTAAGGGGAGATTATTAGAATAG
- a CDS encoding helix-turn-helix domain-containing protein, with protein MQSIYERIELLIKDKRMTKKLFCEELGISTGNLGDWKRGKSTPSTNKLIEIGEYFNVSLDWLIVGREPYNETIMEEHRAYVVDDVQWLQRIVPKLSEQERTCIKEYIEFTNYRRSRYSQQ; from the coding sequence ATGCAGTCTATTTATGAGCGTATTGAATTACTTATTAAGGATAAGAGGATGACTAAGAAATTATTTTGTGAAGAATTAGGGATTAGTACTGGTAATTTGGGAGATTGGAAAAGAGGGAAGTCGACACCAAGTACAAATAAATTAATAGAAATTGGTGAGTACTTCAATGTTAGCTTGGATTGGCTCATTGTGGGGAGAGAACCTTATAATGAAACGATCATGGAAGAGCATAGGGCATATGTGGTAGATGATGTTCAATGGTTGCAACGTATAGTTCCGAAATTAAGTGAACAGGAAAGAACTTGTATAAAGGAATATATTGAATTTACAAATTATAGAAGAAGCCGGTACTCCCAACAATAA
- a CDS encoding MarR family winged helix-turn-helix transcriptional regulator, producing the protein MLQQLFNKEVFLLIEFSPPNQSIGYKYSPIFRQISTLFANQLKPFGITPEQWTVLYQVHLDEGINQKEIAIRTNKDQPTVTRILDVLDKKQLIIRQIDTLDRRAFLIYATPSAHTLINDTLPLELRLNDTVTAGITDQQLHDLQQIMQQIQHNINQAHQE; encoded by the coding sequence TTGTTACAACAACTATTTAATAAGGAAGTGTTTCTTCTGATCGAATTTTCTCCTCCTAATCAGTCCATCGGATATAAATATTCACCTATTTTCCGCCAAATCAGCACCTTGTTCGCCAATCAACTCAAACCGTTTGGTATAACCCCTGAACAATGGACCGTTCTATACCAAGTTCATCTTGATGAGGGTATTAACCAAAAGGAAATTGCAATTCGAACCAATAAAGATCAGCCCACGGTTACTCGCATCTTAGATGTATTGGATAAGAAGCAATTGATCATTAGACAAATAGACACCTTAGATCGAAGAGCATTTCTAATCTATGCAACTCCTTCCGCTCATACACTTATCAACGATACTCTACCACTTGAGCTAAGACTGAATGATACAGTGACCGCTGGGATTACAGATCAACAATTACATGACTTACAACAGATCATGCAACAAATCCAACATAATATTAATCAAGCACATCAAGAATAG
- a CDS encoding urease accessory protein UreF: MDKGRKLLDYVQMLDSSLSVGGYTHTLTMEAQVAQGSIQNYRDLELFMRDHLQSMLLRTDGWAIKEIYAASEGNDSQKIALIDRVIQNRKNSYENTSEAHKNGRRLLKLARALYPWFDFDELEQTLHDYNTFGCLTTVHAWINQRLEIDCDQAVQCYLFSAVSSCIQSASVVIQISNDEESYLLQSLLDSFRQEWLSVKINSSEVLQYSSMA; this comes from the coding sequence ATGGACAAAGGTAGGAAATTACTTGATTATGTACAGATGTTAGATTCATCCCTTTCCGTTGGCGGGTATACTCATACGTTAACCATGGAGGCCCAAGTTGCGCAAGGAAGCATTCAAAACTACCGTGACCTGGAATTATTCATGAGAGACCACCTCCAAAGTATGTTACTTAGAACCGATGGCTGGGCCATTAAAGAAATCTATGCCGCATCAGAAGGGAATGATTCGCAGAAAATCGCTTTAATCGATAGGGTGATTCAGAATCGAAAGAATAGCTATGAGAATACCTCTGAAGCTCATAAGAATGGAAGACGTCTATTGAAATTAGCCCGAGCTCTTTACCCTTGGTTCGATTTTGATGAACTTGAACAAACGCTTCATGATTACAATACCTTCGGTTGCCTAACAACGGTGCATGCTTGGATTAATCAACGACTAGAGATAGATTGTGACCAAGCAGTGCAATGTTACTTATTCTCCGCTGTATCCTCATGCATCCAAAGCGCTTCTGTTGTAATACAAATATCAAATGATGAAGAAAGTTATTTACTTCAGTCCCTGCTTGATTCATTTAGACAAGAATGGCTTTCAGTGAAGATCAATTCTTCTGAAGTTCTACAATATTCATCGATGGCGTAA